Genomic segment of Vitis riparia cultivar Riparia Gloire de Montpellier isolate 1030 chromosome 19, EGFV_Vit.rip_1.0, whole genome shotgun sequence:
TTCAGCAAACAATGCAGTGTGCTTTTATGTATTAATTCCCTAACTGCATAATAAATGGAAACTGGATTCTGACatcaacttgttttttatttcaaatcataTTTGGTTTGGGAATTGGAGttaggaagaaaaaaacacCTTCACCTCACTCATTTAAACATAAAAGCAATAATGGCGATTTAGGGATCCATCTATAGAATTCCTAtcttttttgtatcttttcATGCAGCaaggattttaatttttctgttttcctttttaatttcttatggGGTTGGGAGTGCAAACAATTCTTCCTAGTCTAGACATCATCTCAATATCTTCTGGAAAACATTATTCATTAACGAAGTAGTGAAGCAGAAAGTTTCTACCTGAAATGAGTTGAGGCCTAGCAGTTAAGCGGACATCTAAAGAAGGTAAACCAAGAGACACCAGATTGAGGCAAATACCCAATATGCGCACCAAACGTAAAAGctatgaaatcaaatataagggGATTGAAAAACGACTTTCACAGATATTATTTTCTGATATAATACAGTAGGTTTTAGGAAAATCCgaccataaaataaaatccttgCATGCATGTACTGAAAAAATTATCTGCAATTTGGCTGTTTCCAATCAAGCAATATAGGCAACATGAAATATGACTCGCTACACTCACTCGATGCCAGAAAGGTCTTAGTATGAGGGAAATATGGTGGTTCCTTAACTTTCTTCAATGCTGGTATCCCACAATGGTATCCTCTGCGTCTCTTTCCATTCTTCAACTTCATGAGCTCTGTGTATCAGGGAAATTTGTGAAATCATTCTCCATCTTCAACTGCTGCATCAACGGCAGAAGGAAATGTAGAAGGAAGAAGTTGATTCCAATTATTCTCCTTTGTTTTGTGGTTTTGCATTAAAGAAACACATCCCAACAGCCTGACAGATAATgcttatgaaaaataaaataaagagacaTGATGAAGTGAAAAGAGGATTATCCCAATGAATGAAGCAAAGGTATTCTCTTGATTTTCAGTTGATGCTTTGTTTTCCCTGTTTTAGCTCCTTAAAACTCTTTCTTTCAGCTGCACTCTAAAATCCTCTGAATTTTCACCATCTTTCCCCCAATGCTCCCTAGGATTTACAGTAGGCAACCTCCCAATATTTGATTTTGGGTATCAATTTCATAGTTCTGagatttaaaattccaatttattttctttttctttacattAATTTTCTCAACAAATAAGCAGTTTATCATCTtctaattttatgaaatcaaccaaatctcaaataGAGCACCTacaaaaccacaaaaaaaaagggatcgaaaaagtgaaaaattgcCAATTCAAGCTTCCTTTCAATACAAAAGCGTTGAATCTATATTTATCATCATCTTCAAGTTTTATGGCATAGGCTGACAAGAGAATAATGAAAGTAAAACAGAAGCTCTGACAAGATAATCAGAACTTGGAGCTCAAGTTTGTAGACATGGAAGCTCATGTGCAGTGGAAAAGATGAAAATGTCTGGTGATGATCTAGCAATGCACTAATCGAGGCTTGTGGGGATTGGAGAAGATTGTCGTGTCTTCCTTTGAGCTTTtgcattttgtttttgaatttcgTGGAGATTAAGGATTGTTTCCTGGAGAAGGAGGtgggagaaaaataaatgatgatgttgCCAAACAATCTttacaaataacatctatttttgcatttttctccAAGAATTTTACCTGGTAGTGTGCATTATCTAATGGCTCCACCACTCCCAAGTGCCAAACAATCTAATGAAGTGTGTAGAGTGAGAAACTAgagagaaattaaatataatcaaaatacatgaaaagttaacataataattcaaatagaaaataaaataatatcttgaGGGGCAGACTCAAACAATCACAATGCACATTTGTACTTGGCCATgtttatattatgaaaatttttaaatacaattatatatataaaaaaaaaggaagaaaaaaggatTTTACCTGTAATAAGACGAATGCAATGGGTGCTCAAATCTTGCCTCGAATTTGTGAGGGTTGAAAATATGGAGTGAGGTTGTGCATAATGGTTTGATCCTCCCAATCCAAACCATCCCACCATTCTTGGTCTCCCAtgattttctctaatttcttgcTCACTCCAGTATTGGAATCAAATGGCAACTTCCTCAAACTTGAACATCCAAGCATAAGAATGTGTCTTAAAGATGGAAAAGGTAGGGCACGTCCATGTATACTTCTTAGCTTTGGTAGCCATGTTAAAGTGAGTGATATGAGTCTCGAGAATACACCCAAATGATctacttcaatttctaaaacttCACTCCTTTCATCATCTATCACTTTTTCCATTGATTCACAGAATTCAATACTTAGAAATTGAAGGTTTGGAGCACAAATAAGCCATGTCAAATTCAACAATTTATGACATCGAAATATTTTGACATCACAAAGGTTGTTCAAGCATTGGTGCCTTGGGAATTTTGAGGAGACCACcacttccttttcaaaattgattttcacatCTTGCAATTCAACACAATTTGTAATACGGAGTGTCTCTATATAAAGGGATAGTTGGACCAGGTTCATACGCTCACAAACTAATTGTAGCCATCTTGTGGATCTTTGCAACTTGTGGGAGTTAAATAATGTTTGGATGGTTGATACACTTGTAAGGTTGATGGATATATCATCAATGTGTTCCAACTGCTCTAACTCTTCTAATAACCTTCTTTCATCATCTCCCGTAAAGTCTGACCTTACAATCGTGCTATACATGTTGAACAATTGCAAAGAGGAAAGACTTGATACCATTTGAGATGGAAGTGACTTGAGCAAATACATATCATTCAATATCAAGcaccttaattttttcaaattcttgagTTCCACAGGTAAGTATTTTATACTCAGACCCGACAAATTAAGATATTGCAAAGTAACTAAGTTTCCAATCTCCGCAGGTAACTCTGTAAGTTCAAAATTGTTTGACAAGTCCAAAACTCTTATAATAGGCATGTTTGTAAAGAATCTATTTGGAAATGACCGAATAAACTTACGTGGTGCCAAAAAGGTCTCCATATTAGGGAAATATGGTGGTTCCCTAAGTTCTTCAATGTCGGTATCCCACAATGATATCCTCTTTGtctctttccatttttcaaCTTCCTGAGCTCTAATTGATTCAACTCCATTTTTTACCACAAATTTGTCCTTCTTCCCGTTTTGGCGAGCCAACCACAAAGCCATATCTCGAATAACATCATGCATCTTCgaatatttctcttttttatctAATTGAGATCTGCCATTCTCTAATAGACATGCAAGCTGTAAACTTTTAATAACTTCTTCTCCTTGATTTCTTGCTTCTTGTATGTTGTCATATTCATCCAGAAAACCCTCCCCGATCCAAAGTTGTATAAGTTTTCGATGAGAGATTTCATAATCCTCCGGAAATAAAGAGCAATATAGGAAACACGATTTGATGGCTTCATCGGGTAGGCTATCATAACTGAATGCCAAGCGTGAAAACAGACGATTCTCCATACCTGGAAACTTTGCCGGATAATTCTTCaacatttgtatttttttctcccATTCTGCGGGTGTTTTTGTTGGCCCTATGGTGATGAGGGCAAGTGGTAAGCCGCAACACTCTTTGGCAACCATCTCCGCCAGCTTTGGTATATCTGGATGAAAATTTATGGTGTCTGCTCCCACCTTGGTCTGAAACAGAGCAAATGCATCCTCCCATGGGAGACAATTCACTTCAATGCTCTCTGTAACTTCCATATCTTGGCACACATCTTTAGATCGCGTTGTAAATACCATCTTCAACTTATCTTGATGATTCAGAGGAGGAATACCCACTTTTGATAGATCCAGCCGCTCCCATATGGTTCTTGAGTTCCTCCATTGCAGTTCTCAAAGAGTTGAGATTTTGTGGGAGATGACGGATGTAAACAGCACGCTTGGCAGTGCAATACCACAAGCGAGTAGTGACATCCAGGATTGGGCTCACACAATCCATGGAGAAAACAAGGACTGGGATTCAAAGCCAAGAAGAACTTAATCAGAATAGGAAAACAGGTGCTGGATTGAAGTTGgagaggaaaagaga
This window contains:
- the LOC117909261 gene encoding disease resistance protein SUMM2-like isoform X1, with amino-acid sequence MDCVRPILDVATRLWDSAAKRPVYIRHLPQNLNSLRTEMEELKNLYEDVKERVEREEKRQKKRLRVVDDWLRGVEAMEKEVEEILAKGDEEIQKKCLGTCCPKNCGASYNLGKMVLEKMGAVTVKKTEGSNFSVVAEPLPSPPVMERQLEKTVGQDLLFGKVWKWLQDGGEQVSSIGLYGMGGVGKTTLLTRINNELLKTRLEFDAVIWVTVSRPANVEKVQRVLFNKVEIPQDKWEGRSEDERAEEIFNVLRTKKFVLLLDDIWERLDLSKVGIPPLNPQDKLKMVLTTRSKDVCQDMEVTESIEVNCLPWEDAFALFQTKVGADTINSHPDIPKLAEMVAKECCGLPLALITIGRAMAGTKTPEEWEKKIQMLKNYPAKFPGMENRLFSRLAFSYDSLPDEAIKSCFLYCSLFPEDYEISHRKLIQLWIGEGFLDEYDNIQEARNQGEEVIKSLQLACLLENGRSQLDKKEKYSKMHDVIRDMALWLARQNGKKDKFVVKNGVESIRAQEVEKWKETKRISLWDTDIEELREPPYFPNMETFLAPRKFIRSFPNRFFTNMPIIRVLDLSNNFELTELPAEIGNLVTLQYLNLSGLSIKYLPVELKNLKKLRCLILNDMYLLKSLPSQMVSSLSSLQLFNMYSTIVRSDFTGDDERRLLEELEQLEHIDDISINLTSVSTIQTLFNSHKLQRSTRWLQLVCERMNLVQLSLYIETLRITNCVELQDVKINFEKEVVVSSKFPRHQCLNNLCDVKIFRCHKLLNLTWLICAPNLQFLSIEFCESMEKVIDDERSEVLEIEVDHLGVFSRLISLTLTWLPKLRSIHGRALPFPSLRHILMLGCSSLRKLPFDSNTGVSKKLEKIMGDQEWWDGLDWEDQTIMHNLTPYFQPSQIRGKI